A single Plasmodium yoelii strain 17X genome assembly, chromosome: 10 DNA region contains:
- a CDS encoding zinc finger protein, putative, protein MIDTYIYWNFKGSKGRTNILRISLPCSYNTIKNKILEVANLNLQNNLDILLYHNNRVLNEYESIYNQMFIEIQRTSISVARNLLQNSNKTYIEKNKNTTPLNNNDKSNVYDKNGQLKVNKYSQKYDNTTVSSSTSTPTINGRNKPWNIYNRNSYDSSEKNNEDEDIKIQEIMESNNIYNSGYRGRINYYKKDKMNPNLYQHKLKKMSNTSTIKKGPNFQKGISGSAYNTMNNNAYNFYKTDNSSILGGLNRQKINNNEGYNKYDKSKAHHWPSNNNNYNNHSNSNNHSNSNNHSNGAYPSSEANNEYVHPDYICHMCGKKGHSIKNCTMSAFNNNKKIKVPTGIPANFLTKISAEDIYKYDQIYILKDGSYGILKNVEEVSGSAYLYRSVDDKLNIYLGVKEKNQDEKNDEKNDEKNDEKNDENYTNNIQDNTNKFGSKLNHINNTDNDSNKISNIYKCLLCKKLYTSPITLHCCGETYCKSCIFIYNKKNKNDYFSTNSKLQSIKCPNCHKYVDANELIINTNIKNVIDIILKKEKTEDILDKNGKVLRENINKTDHVSNYNNMIDKEFISNSNSLQSHKTFNINTKGNDYNNPLTNIHEIKIGNGDENYNALSYINNNLSGNFYSNNNLILENNNNNNISFEFNPLINTSINLQELKKQHDFAIAYISKYKMEKGIKKKRKNVDLSMLLASKKVR, encoded by the coding sequence ATGATcgacacatatatatattggaaTTTTAAGGGAAGTAAGGGACGTACTAACATACTAAGGATATCATTACCATGTAgttataatacaataaaaaataaaatattagaagtagctaatttaaatttacaaaataatttagatattcttttatatcataataatagAGTTTTAAACGAATATGAAAGTATATATAACCAAATGTTTATAGAAATTCAAAGAACTAGTATTAGTGTGGCAAGAAATTTATTACAAAATAGTAACAAGacatatatagaaaaaaataaaaatactacccccttaaataataatgacaaaTCAAAtgtatatgataaaaatggtcaattaaaagttaataaatattctcaaaaatatgataatacTACAGTTTCGTCCTCTACATCTACCCCAACAATTAATGGTCGGAATAAACCATGGAATATTTATAACAGAAATAGTTATGATTctagtgaaaaaaataatgaagatgaagatataaaaattcaaGAAATTATGGAAagtaacaatatatataattctgGATATAGAGGCagaattaattattataaaaaagacaaaatgaATCCTAATTTATATCAGCATaaattaaagaaaatgtCAAATACATCTACTATTAAAAAGGGTCCTAATTTTCAAAAGGGAATATCAGGATCAGCTTATAATACAATGAATAACaatgcatataatttttataaaacagATAATAGTTCGATTCTTGGTGGTTTAAATcgtcaaaaaataaataataatgaaggctataataaatatgataaaagtAAGGCACACCATTGGCCGagcaataacaataattataacaatcatagtaatagtaataatcatagtaatagtaataatcATAGTAATGGCGCTTATCCCAGTTCGGAAGCAAACAACGAATATGTTCACCCAGATTATATATGCCATATGTGTGGAAAAAAGGGGCATagtataaaaaattgtacaATGAGtgcatttaataataataaaaaaataaaagttccGACTGGAATTCCAGCCAATTTCTTAACAAAAATAAGTGCagaagatatatataaatatgatcaaatatatatattgaaagATGGTAGTTATggtatattaaaaaatgttgaaGAAGTAAGTGGAAgtgcatatttatatagaaGTGTAGATGATAAGCTTAACATTTATTTAGGAGTCAAAGAAAAAAAtcaagatgaaaaaaatgatgaaaaaaatgatgaaaaaaatgatgaaaaaaatgatgaaaattacACAAACAATATTCAagataatacaaataaatttggatcaaaattaaatcatataaataatacagATAATGAttctaataaaatttcaaatatatataaatgtttattatgcaaaaaattatatacatccCCAATTACATTACATTGTTGTGGGGAAACATATTGTAAAtcttgtatatttatatataataaaaaaaataaaaatgattatttttcTACTAATTCTAAATTGCAATCTATAAAATGTCCAAATTGTCATAAATATGTAGATGCTAATGAGTTAATTATTAAtactaatattaaaaatgtaatcgatataattttaaaaaaagaaaaaactgAAGATATACttgataaaaatggaaaagtGTTAcgagaaaatattaataaaactgATCATGtttcaaattataataatatgatagataaaGAATTTATTTCAAATTCTAACTCTTTACAATCTCATAAaacatttaatataaatacaaaaggAAATGACTATAATAATCCTCTTACAAATAtacatgaaataaaaataggaAATGGTGACGAAAATTATAATGCACTatcttatataaataataatttgtctggaaatttttattctaataataatCTAATTTTagagaataataataataataacatctCTTTTGAATTTAACCCTTTAATTAACACATCCATAAATTTACAAGAACTAAAAAAACAACATGATTTTGCAATAGCTTATATTTCGaaatataaaatggaaaaaggaataaaaaaaaaacgaaaaaatgTTGACCTTAGCATGTTATTAGCTAGTAAGAAGGTGCGATAA
- a CDS encoding ribosomal L10, with product MGRRPARCYRYCKNKPYPKSRYCRGVPDPKIRIYDMGRKKADVNEFSGVVHLVSYEYEQISSEALEAARISANKYMITNCGKDNFHLRVRVHPFHVLRINKMLSCAGADRLQTGMRGAFGKPNGVVARVDIGQVLLSIRTKENFVSKACEALRRAKYKFPGRQKVFVSNKWGFTNFSKDQYQNYKKKGRIISDGVTCKFIREKGPLDKIYKDINTIIES from the coding sequence aTGGGAAGAAGACCAGCAAGGTGCTATAGATACTGTAAAAATAAACCCTACCCTAAGAGTAGATATTGTAGAGGTGTACCTGACCCTAAAATAAGAATATATGATATGGGAAGAAAAAAAGCAGATGTTAATGAATTCAGTGGTGTTGTACATTTAGTATCTTATGAATATGAACAGATTTCATCAGAAGCTTTAGAAGCAGCTCGTATTAGTGCAAACAAATATATGATCACAAATTGTGGTAAAGATAATTTCCATTTAAGAGTAAGAGTTCACCCATTTCATGTTTTAAGAATTAATAAGATGCTTTCATGTGCTGGTGCCGATAGGCTCCAAACTGGTATGAGAGGTGCCTTTGGAAAACCAAATGGTGTTGTTGCAAGAGTAGATATTGGTCAAGTTTTACTTTCGATTCGaacaaaagaaaattttGTTTCTAAAGCATGTGAAGCTTTAAGAAGAGctaaatataaatttccaGGTAGACAAAAAGTTTTTGTTAGTAATAAATGGGGATTTACCAATTTTTCAAAAGATCaatatcaaaattataaaaaaaaaggaagaaTTATTTCAGATGGTGTTACTTGTAAATTTATTAGAGAAAAAGGACCATTAGATAAAATCTACAAAGATATTAATACTATTATTGAATCataa